The following coding sequences lie in one Trichoderma breve strain T069 chromosome 1, whole genome shotgun sequence genomic window:
- a CDS encoding TAP42-like family domain-containing protein, producing the protein MASSDEPQSLRAVFEAAEDKRQEVNEAPSATSPKYAEDLAAALKLYTQALEQISALSLFSANEGLEDVATSSLPYLLVDFYFAELVQRTPHLAPKERLQVLKSARASYEKFLSAVDGYGLVTGPYGKLLERYRDDEEAFAAVAGDMAAKREAKIANFKAEKALREKLQTLKRNPRYLDHGDEELVREVHITSIQFAIHNTFQALDSLNREVPLLRSAPSPTAAPKSSSDDPTDTSFRLDQPLSQLRVGAGGPLLSTKGKPLQPFTLVGSRADLARGVFRPGHNLPTMSIDEYLEEEKRRGGILEGGTEPPKQELDEDDMEAVDRATYKARQWDDFTDDNRKGSGNTLNMG; encoded by the coding sequence ATGGCTTCGTCCGACGAGCCGCAATCCCTCCGAGCCGTCTTCGAGGCCGCCGAAGACAAGCGCCAAGAAGTCAACGAAGCTCCCAGCGCGACATCCCCCAAATACGCAGAAGATCTCGCCGCCGCGCTGAAGCTCTACACACAAGCCCTCGAGCAGATCTCGGCGCTATCGCTCTTCTCGGCCAACGAGGGCCTGGAAGACGTCGCGACGTCGTCGCTGCCGTACTTGCTCGTGGACTTTTACTTTGCTGAGCTTGTTCAGCGGACGCCGCATTTGGCGCCGAAGGAAAGGCTTCAGGTGCTTAAGAGTGCGAGGGCCTCGTATGAGAAGTTTTTGAGCGCGGTGGATGGGTATGGCTTGGTGACGGGGCCGTATGGGAAGTTGCTGGAGAGGTAtcgtgatgatgaggaggcgTTTGCGGCGGTGGCGGGGGATATGGCGGCGAAGAGGGAGGCTAAGATTGCGAACTTCAAGGCGGAGAAGGCGTTGCgggagaagctgcagacgCTGAAGCGCAACCCGCGGTATCTCGATCAcggcgatgaagagcttgtGCGCGAGGTGCATATCACCAGCATCCAGTTCGCTATTCACAACACTTTCCAGGCGCTCGATTCACTTAACCGTGAAGTGCCGCTGCTCCGATCCGCGCCCTCGCCAACCGCCGCCCCGAAGTCCTCGTCCGACGATCCCACAGACACGTCTTTCAGGCTCGACCAGCCTCTCAGCCAGCTCCGCGTCGGCGCCGGTGGTCCTCTGCTCTCCACAAAGGGAAAGCCTCTTCAGCCCTTCACGCTCGTGGGTTCTCGCGCCGATCTCGCCCGCGGCGTCTTCCGGCCGGGACATAACCTGCCTACTATGTCGATAGACGAGTatctcgaggaggagaagcgccgGGGCGGCATCCTCGAGGGCGGCACGGAGCCTCCGAAGCAGGAGCtcgatgaggatgacatgGAGGCCGTTGATCGAGCGACGTACAAGGCGCGACAGTGGGACGATTTCACGGATGATAATAGGAAGGGGTCAGGGAATACGCTTAACATGGGTtaa
- a CDS encoding transferase family domain-containing protein, which translates to MSDKVNVVRLTPLDVIMPPTYAGVLLTFETTQSTHVIENNLQHGIDKLVTAMPWLAGRVYRTAPAEGNLSLELRWSQDGTRCTLFNKGSIPNAYLSNSDAGMSPEVIPANIWPVPFSLDDETWAAGVPVFSTSFFQFADKQGVGLCICVHHNVVDASGLSHIITLWAKYLSEDLDTGLILELDSMGRLSKALNPQLEALSSQSKETLFEAHPEYSTSPPALPTEFVPSACKLFRIPITSINETKTLIKDHTASDPSTNTTLCALLWSTITAARRKRNPALTEQTSKLIMAVNGRCRIGHDFSTLNHPYLSNLILYSLASFSSRDLIAAGDSKDMKVLAQICASIAESKSLDSINAKSIAEVYRLVESVDRNTTIFPGWDLFGSRDLTVTSWADLPLYEMDFGPGLGRPQHIRAPYSPADGVCLIMPRKRSDQTAAGKVELLDVMVMLRQDDMDALLQSWLGKSLVAVF; encoded by the coding sequence ATGTCTGACAAAGTCAACGTCGTGCGGTTGACTCCGCTCGATGTTATTATGCCTCCAACGTACGCAGGCGTTCTGCTCACCTTTGAAACAACCCAGTCAACTCATGTCATTGAGAATAACCTGCAACacggcatcgacaagcttgTGACAGCTATGCCATGGCTAGCAGGTCGAGTCTATCGAACAGCTCCGGCAGAAGGGAACCTCAGCCTCGAACTACGTTGGAGCCAAGATGGGACCAGGTGCACATTGTTTAACAAGGGGTCTATACCAAATGCCTACCTCTCCAACTCTGACGCTGGCATGTCTCCAGAAGTTATCCCAGCGAACATTTGGCCAGTCCCTTTTTCTTTAGATGACGAGACTTGGGCAGCTGGGGTACCCGTTTTTTCCACAAGTTTCTTTCAATTTGCGGACAAGCAAGGAGTAGGCTTGTGTATCTGCGTTCACCacaatgttgttgatgcctCAGGACTTTCCCATATCATCACGCTCTGGGCTAAATACCTCTCAGAAGACCTGGACACTGGATTGATCTTGGAGCTCGACTCTATGGGTCGTCTTTCTAAGGCTCTGAATCCCCAACTGGAGGCACTGTCAAGCCAGTCAAAGGAGACCCTTTTTGAGGCACATCCTGAATACTCCACAAGCCCACCAGCCCTTCCCACGGAGTTTGTCCCAAGTGCCTGCAAGCTTTTTCGAATACCCATCACCTCAATCAACGAAACGAAAACTCTTATAAAAGATCATACGGCCTCGGACCCGTCCACAAATACTACACTATGTGCCCTTTTGTGGTCTACGATTACCGCGGCCCGGAGGAAGCGTAACCCAGCGCTTACTGAGCAGACCAGTAAACTCATCATGGCTGTTAATGGCAGATGCAGGATTGGCCATGATTTCTCAACGCTCAATCATCCCTACTTATCTAATCTCATACTCTACTCACTTGCAAGCTTCTCTAGCAGAGACCTAATTGCTGCAGGAGATTCGAAAGATATGAAAGTACTGGCGCAAATTTGCGCCTCAATTGCCGAATCAAAATCCCTCGACAGCATCAACGCCAAATCCATTGCCGAAGTTTACCGCTTGGTAGAGTCAGTGGACAGAAATACCACAATTTTTCCTGGGTGGGATCTCTTCGGATCTCGGGATCTAACTGTTACGAGCTGGGCTGATCTTCCTTTGTATGAGATGGACTTTGGGCCCGGGCTTGGAAGACCACAGCATATTAGGGCACCATATTCTCCAGCGGATGGTGTTTGTCTGATTATGCCAAGGAAAAGGTCCGATCAAACAGCGGCTGGGAAAGTGGAACTACTGGACGTCATGGTGATGCTACGACAGGATGATATGGATGCACTTCTGCAATCATGGTTGGGCAAAAGTCTAGTTGCAGTGTTCTGA
- a CDS encoding fungal specific transcription factor domain-containing protein produces MASSAADCQFSVTSPQRPMPQLKPLPLALVAAVCRQAKARNSVFLSSYLISDPNDFEDLCRKIYFPTTPISLGDITTMHGILACLLREHIAFQEPLPKEFDVTDHLRQCDKNFNVAIETYDILAIPAFENIFALSLGIMKAQGLSKPTLCCSLLSAASSQCRILGYCREGIYKNLSTKTASQMRRVFWSVYIFDKNISLIHGRPSYLQDFEIDTLYPKASTDPKRRPWDESFIMAIKFATIQGLIYRHCYSKDAVMYTIPERELRITELSVDLKEWYSRFKQIDYSRVNNTQIFKLSRINWDVMYYSTLTLLLRPIPSSDGRGYVSSQCFEAARSSLQSHLLCFSAYPNQQNLTISKADYADWILHLSSFTPFIVVFLHSIAAKSEEDVHLLNQVVETLRSINSVSKATERLYKICAALAQVANAIVESGVIRVEGYDKVQDSLHFINNLDHIIRYNDHMENGLLLQDPEELAGVVHDWVVGESPSWW; encoded by the exons ATGGCCTCATCTGCGGCGGATTGTCAATTCTCCGTAACCTCCCCTCAGAGACCTATGCCTCAACTAAAACCTCTACCTCTAGCTTTAGTCGCCGCTGTTTGTCGTCAAGCAAAGG CGCGGAATTCCGTTTTCCTTTCATCATATCTTATCAGCGATCCTAACGACTTTGAAGATCTTTGTCGGAAGATTTATTTCCCCACAACTCCTATCTCCCTAGGCGACATAACAACGATGCATGGGATCCTAGCGTGTCTCCTTCGAGAACATATTGCCTTCCAGGAACCTCTTCCGAAAGAATTTGACGTCACAGACCATTTACGGCAATGTGATAAAAACTTCAACGTGGCCATAGAGACCTATGATATTTTGGCCATTCCTGCGTTTGAAAACATCTTCGCCCTGTCTCTTGGG ATTATGAAAGCCCAAGGATTATCGAAACCGACATTGTGTTGCTCCCTTCTGTCTGCTGCAAGCAGTCAATGCAGAATTCTGGGGTACTGTAGGGAGGGCATATATAAGAATCTTTCAACTAAGACGGCATCACAAATGCGCCGAGTTTTCTGGAGCGTATACATTTTTGATAAAAACATATCTCTTATTCACGGCCGGCCCTCGTATCTTCAGGATTTCGAAATCGATACACTCTATCCCAAGGCGTCGACAGATCCCAAAAGACGGCCGTGGGACGAGTCGTTCATCATGGCGATAAAATTTGCGACAATACAAGGCTTAATATACCGCCATTGTTATTCAAAGGATGCTGTCATGTATACGATTCCCGAGAGAGAGCTTCGTATTACAGAGCTTTCAGTAGACTTAAAAGAGTGGTACTCCAGATTTAAGCAG ATTGACTACAGCCGCGTCAATAACACTCAGATATTTAAACTATCAAGAATAAACTGGGACGTTATGTACTATTCGACCCTCACCTTACTTTTAAGACCTATACCTAGTTCAGATGGCAGGGGCTACGTCAGTTCACAGTGTTTTGAGGCTGCTCGATCTAGCTTACAGAGCCACCTTTTGTGCTTTTCTGCATATCCGAACCAACAGAACCTCACAATATCCAAAGCAGATTACGCAGATTG gattcttcatctctcgTCATTCACTCCATTTATCGTGGTCTTTCTGCATTCCATCGCCGCTaaaagtgaagaagatgtacATCTCCTCAATCAGGTTGTTGAGACACTTCGAAGCATTAATAGCGTCTCAAAAGCTACTGAACGGTTATACAAAATCTGTGCCGCATTAGCGCAAGTTGCTAACGCCATAGTCGAGTCAGGAGTCATTCGAGTTGAAGGTTATGACAAGGTTCAAGATTCGTTGCACTTTATTAACAACCTTGACCATATCATTAGGTATAATGATCATATGGAGAACGGGTTATTACTCCAAGATCCTGAGGAGCTCGCTGGAGTTGTGCATGATTGGGTTGTCGGCGAGTCACCTTCATGGTGGTGA
- a CDS encoding protein kinase domain-containing protein, protein MESSEISYSGSQSSGSKTSESSNTTGTVPTSDSSVATESQGPADRSSDTELWSSSPHEPSNDYNNIITFHDLFKVKDWLGNAFASDGSTPARRLLLPTDEEASGGASSYESGQESCDGGANTQDAPGTTSYRSLQRLALESSEHVINLVATDIGIGKTDFAQTKGELLVLDQTELNTGFHVVATLCLGEEDSAHQGSDPTVQMAIYFDPNSDSVMLLNKTSHDGEQFITIKRQLASPEEAPTRIESCEGAMLGPASYSISWSGKPILDMTIIPRRYISLDPQNRKPKTNSRKRALEEDDEEDDDEELASQSTSPPAKKPKTKETSDESNAGTESNTSAAIQVNQPTDDAVAASSFSSTASGDLEFKFDLIADLCHPLEELKLHGSIRVATRAENDDYTLVREGDVAVQPNWLAFPARHSGFPRKAVVVKTLRSHSGTDLNTVSTDWLNEVKNHSQVSKHRSIASFYGSDARFLALYQEHIDAPSLSSYIESNENPHCILNSRDARRVLLDMTDAINFIHRKGITHNDIRPFNIAYTREIRPVLLDFGLATAGSVHSNGTRWYIPPEYATRGTRGPPGDIFALGVVLLFLLRKIPLPEKQSPPLVWPIRHSSGSGPAVAKAQDAMNRWSKIITEAAAKVKEMVDDELHPEVLKVISRMVAVTAKERATGDQIVETLREYDDYGRNYTFAYMKAEIY, encoded by the exons ATGGAAAGCAGCGAGATATCTTACTCGGGTTCTCAAAGCTCGGGATCCAAAACCTCGGAGTCGTCGAATACCACTGGCACCGTCCCGACGAGCGACTCGAGTGTGGCTACAGAGTCGCAAGGGCCAGCGGATCGTTCATCAGATACGGAACTGTGGTCTAGCTCTCCACATGAGCCTTCAAATGATTACAATAATATTATCACCTTCCATGATTTGTTTAAGGTGAAGGACTGGCTGGGCAATGCATTTGCAAGTGACGGGAGCACTCCGGCACggcgcctcctcctccccacGGACGAAGAAGCAAGCGGTGGTGCTTCCAGTTACGAGTCAGGCCAAGAGTCTTGCGATGGTGGCGCCAATACTCAAGATGCCCCAGGAACGACATCCTATCGAAGCCTCCAAAGGCTTGCTCTCGAGTCGAGTGAGCATGTCATCAACTTGGTCGCAACAGACATAGGCATAGGGAAAACGGACTTTGCTCAAACCAAGGGAGAACTGTTGGTCCTTGATCAGACAGAGTTAAACACTGGCTTTCACGTGGTGGCAACGCTCTGCCTGGGCGAAGAGGACTCTGCTCACCAAGGGTCGGACCCTACTGTCCAAATGGCCATCTATTTCGATCCGAACAGCGACTCTGTCATGTTGCTCAATAAAACCAGTCATGACGGGGAGCaattcatcaccatcaaaaGACAGCTTGCTTCTCCTGAGGAGGCACCAACCAGGATCGAGTCCTGTGAAGGAGCCATGCTTGGTCCGGCCTCATACAGCATCTCCTGGTCGGGCAAGCCTATTCTCGACATGACTATTATCCCGCGCAGGTACATCTCACTGGACCCCCAGAATCGCAAACCGAAGACGAATAGCCGCAAGAGAGCtctcgaggaggatgacgaggaggacgacgacgaagagtTGGCCTCACAGTCCACCTCCCCGCcagccaagaagcccaagacaAAGGAGACAAGCGACGAGTCAAATGCCGGCACCGAGTCGAATACCAGCGCCGCGATCCAGGTGAACCAACCCACCGACGATGCCGTTGCTGCAAGCAGTTTCAGTTCCACAGCCAGCGGCGATTTGGAGTTCAAGTTTGACCTCATCGCCGACTTGTGCCATCCACTGGAAGAGCTCAAGCTGCATGGTTCCATCCGGGTGGCCACTCGGGCCGAGAATGATGATTACACCCTCGTCCGCGAAGGAGATGTAGCAGTTCAGCCGAACTGGCTCGCCTTCCCGGCTCGACACTCGGGGTTCCCGAGGAAGGCGGTCGTAGTCAAAACGTTGCGTAGTCACTCGGGAACTGATCTCAATACTGTCAGTACAGACTGGCTGAATGAAGTAAAGAATCACTCTCAAGTGAGCAAGCAC CGGTCGATTGCCAGTTTTTATGGCTCCGACGCAAGGTTTCTGGCGCTCTATCAAGAGCATATTGACGCCCCGAGTCTATCCTCTTACATCGAGAGCAATGAAAATCCGCATTGCATTCTGAACAGTAGAGACGCGAGACGGGTGCTGCTTGACATGACTGATGCCATCAACTTTATTCACCGCAAAGGCATCACCCACAATGATATCAGGCCCTTCAATATCGCCTATACCAGAGAGATACGCCCGGTTCTCCTCGATTTTGGCTTGGCAACGGCCGGGTCTGTCCATAGCAATGGAACGCGGTGGTATATACCGCCCGAGTACGCGACTCGCGGTACACGCGGCCCCCCTGGTGATATCTTTGCGCTTGGTGTTGTTTTGCTGTTTCTCTTGCGCAAAATCCCGCTGCCAGAGAAACAGTCGCCGCCCTTGGTATGGCCAATTCGCCATTCCAGCGGCTCCGGCCCTGCAGTCGCTAAAGCCCAGGATGCAATGAATCGATGGAGTAAAATTAtcactgaagctgcagcaaaggtcaaggagatggttgatgatgaacttCATCCGGAGGTGTTGAAGGTAATTTCTCGAATGGTGGCGGTGACAGCCAAGGAAAGGGCGACAGGAGATCAGATCGTGGAGACGCTTCGAGAGTATGACGACTACGGTCGCAACTACACATTTGCGTACATGAAGGCGGAGATCTACTAA
- a CDS encoding transcription factor TFIIB repeat domain-containing protein, translated as MVEVKRAAYRLDQPKFPFIKGESAGDNDAQEHDKPESSRKVSPGAPSNTSQPTSWKGHHHEAYKEIGALCEAINAGANVSKSAKGIFGLIDRRKFTNGKPQEAVVAICVFVACRQQNVRRTLEEVLRHTRTSKEEAVRVFEQFRDLVYSLEDAEAESAPEIPVETSTAGKRTNDEDAQESKQKRRRVMSESDEDSDTERLAASRDKSKAAEAIPTLKRAEKRKRPDDSEDEARDKRPRTNYSPVPDLFQVPDSPIRGQPDGYASSTDPWASSSDSRESSPGGLSPIAVHHDDASDRANWQWPRKKTRMPGASASGLASSVSGQSPPNQHLGTVDASQALPRGGAEQPPVKDTPADAVDSKRTKGVSRAIHRLRVDKRWSRRDQETSSPQKQPLQKSRRERKASPSVDQVVRSRRSSRRDTRQKLLFLDEDGTPCVAAYKRET; from the coding sequence ATGGTCGAGGTTAAGAGAGCGGCTTATCGCCTCGACCAGCCAAAGTTCCCGTTTATTAAGGGCGAAAGTGCTGGGGATAATGACGCTCAGGAACATGATAAACCAGAATCGTCACGCAAAGTGTCTCCAGGAGCCCCGAGCAATACGTCGCAACCCACATCGTGGAAGGGGCACCATCACGAAGCGTACAAGGAGATTGGTGCGCTTTGCGAGGCAATTAATGCGGGAGCGAATGTTTCTAAAAGTGCCAAAGGCATCTTCGGACTCATAGACAGGCGCAAGTTCACAAACGGCAAGCCCCaggaagctgttgttgcCATATGCGTCTTTGTCGCTTGTCGACAACAAAATGTACGCCGAACGCTTGAAGAAGTCTTGcggcatactcgtactagtaaggaagaagctgtcagAGTGTTTGAACAATTCCGAGACCTCGTGTACAGCCTCGAAGATGCTGAAGCCGAGAGCGCGCCGGAAATTCCTGTTGAAACGAGCACAGCAGGAAAAAGAACGAATGATGAAGACGCACAAGAATCCAAACAGAAAAGACGACGCGTGATGAGCGAAAGTGATGAGGATAGTGACACGGAGAGGCTTGCTGCCAGTCGAGACAAGTCGAAAGCCGCGGAAGCCATACCAACATTGAAGAGGGCCGAGAAACGCAAAAGGCCAGACGATTcggaagatgaagcaagagACAAGCGGCCCAGGACGAACTACAGTCCAGTGCCCGACCTTTTCCAGGTACCTGATTCACCCATTAGGGGCCAACCCGATGGTTATGCGTCGTCAACAGATCCATGGGCATCTTCGTCGGATTCAAGAGAGTCAAGCCCGGGTGGTTTGTCTCCAATTGCAGTGCACCATGACGATGCCTCGGACAGGGCCAactggcaatggcctcgaaagaagacgagaatgCCAGGCGCAAGTGCCAGCGGTCTCGCCTCTTCAGTGAGCGGTCAGTCACCTCCCAATCAGCATCTGGGAACTGTCGACGCCAGCCAAGCGCTTCCACGAGGAGGTGCTGAACAGCCCCCTGTCAAAGATACTCCTGCCGACGCGGTGGATTCGAAACGAACCAAGGGCGTGTCTCGCGCCATCCACCGGCTTCGAGTCGACAAAAGATGGTCACGCAGAGACCAAGAGACGTCGTCACCGCAGAAGCAGCCGCTTCAGAAGAGCCGCCGAGAGCGGAAAGCTTCGCCCTCTGTTGATCAAGTCGTGCGTTCCAGACGGTCTTCCAGGCGGGATACTAGACAAAAGCTGCTGTTTCTTGACGAGGATGGCACCCCATGCGTAGCTGCTTATAAACGGGAGACTTAA